Part of the Aquamicrobium lusatiense genome is shown below.
CGTCATAGAGGCACATGGCCTCATTGATGGCGTTGAGCGCGGTAAGGGCCTGTCGCGTTTCGCGAATAGCCGTGGCGGGCGCGGGCACAAGGTCGCGCACCTGTTCAGCGATAGCCGTTATGTTGCGCGCGGTGCCCCGGTAGCCGGTGAAGCGTCCATCCGCGTCGAAGCACGGCTCGCCGCTGGTGGAGATCCAGCGGCATTTCTGTGTGCCGTTCTTCAGTTCATAAACGAAATCACGGAAGGCTTTGTGACTTTGCAAGTCGTTCAGGTGGGCAATTGCCTTTTCATTGCCATGCCGGACCTGATCCATGAAATCGAAACGAAGGCGGCCGATCATGTTCTCCGGCGGAATGCCCGTCGCCGCCAGATAATTGTCTGAAAAACGGGTAAAGCGCAGGTCCGGTCCGGTTTCCCAGAACCAGCTCAAATTCGCATCGGACTCAGCCGGATGATGAGACGGGCCGGCATCTGAAACGACGTCGCCGCCATGCGGGACGCAGGCAGATGCATCCACGCCGTGCTGCCGGATCGGCCCCTGCGCATTCCCCATATGAATCCAGCCCTGATCCCCCCGCCGGATACTCCGCATATACATCGTCGGAGCGCGGAATTGTCAGGCTAACGGCAGGTTTTCCATAAGGCAAGGCAAACACTCCGAACTTATGCCCTATGTATAGGTGCATATCTGCAACTCCGGACCTGCAGGACTGCTTTGTCCACATTGCCATCGGCCGGATGTCGCGCTATCGGATTGAACAATATGGTCAGACTGACGCCGATCCCGATGCTCCTCCTCTCGGCAAGCCTGCTTGCAGGCAGCGGCTGCGCGCGCACGGACGACGGAACCGTGATGATCCCGAAGCAGGTAGATGCGCGGCGTATCTGGGATCGCGGTCCCTCCGGGACCCAGACCCCGCCTGTACAGAGCGGCTCGACCTTCGCGCCGGTCGCTTCGCCGCAATATCAGCCGTCGCGCGAGACACGCCCTGCACCTTCACGGCGTAATGCATCCGCACGACCGGACCAGCACTCGCCCTCCTCTTCGGCTCCCGCGAAACCGATTTCCTGCGGACCCGCGCAGGATGCCGGCGGGCGCATACAGATGGTGTGCGACTAAGCACACGCTCTGCAGGCCATGTCAGGAGCAGGCTGGCCGTGAGGCGCTGAATTTCAGGATTTGCGCACGGAAGCGCAGGCCGCGACCATGAGCGCGCCGATCACCGTGACGTGCTCCATGACGACATAGAACTCTATCGTCCTGATGGGTTCTTCCATCGCCCAGAAATTATGGGCCAGCGGAATGGTGAAGGCGGTGAAGACGGCGAGCGCGCCCGCCCCCAGCCACGCCCATCGGTTGAAGATGATCAGCAGCGATCCGCCGATCTGCACGATGATGGTCGCTATGTTGAACAGCCAGCCGGGTTCGAGCCCGAAATGGACCATTTCGCCGACCCCGGCATTGAAATCGATCAGCTTGGCGAGGCCGCTCGACCAGAACATGAACGTCAGCACGATCCGGGCAAGATAGCCGAACCATCCGGAACCCAGTATGGCATTGATGATCTGCGGCATGGAATATCCCCGTCTCGCATTGACGGCGCGCATGAAACCATCATGCCCGGGTGCGCGCAAGCGCGCTCACCTGAGCATGAAGTTCCAGAACAGGCAGCAGAGCGTGAGTGCCGCAAACCCTGAGAATGCGAGGCTGCGCAGCAGGACATTGCGGCGCAGGCTGTTCAGCGCCAGATGGCATCCCACGATCGCCACGGCAAACAGGAAGCGCCAGTCGCCCAGCGTGTTCAATATGCTCGACTGGCCGAACGCCCAGCGGGCAAGCACGCTGCCGATAATCGCCGCCAGCAGGGCGATAGCCGTCCACATCAGGGCGTCGGCGGCGTTGACCAGAACGATGCTCGCCGCCTTCAGCGGCAGGATCATCATGAGCATGGCGCTGAAGAAATAGATGGCGGCCAGCGGCAGGAAATTCTGGGCCGAGGCGATCGCGTCGAGACGGCGAACGCCGACCAGCCCGAACGGATAGCCATGACGTGCGACGGCAAGGCTGAGTGCCATCAACAGGCCGCTGAAGACGGCGATCAGGACGAATGACGTAACGGCCTTGCTCATGACGAACCCATGCAACAGATAAGGAATCTTCCATAGGGTGGTAGCGCACAGCGCCCGCCGCTGCCAAGCCGCGACATACATTCCACAGATGAGGAAAAACCCGGGAAAAGAGTTGGTACGCCCAAGGGGAATCGAACCCCTGTTTGCGCCGTGAGAGGGCGCCGTCCTGACCGCTAGACGATGGGCGCAGCCGAGGTCCGCGATATAGGCTGCCGGATCATAAAAAGCAACAGCCTCAATCCCATTTCCTCAACATACCCGGAAAAAGATGAAGCCCCCGTTTCAGCCGCGTCCGTTGCGGATGGCGGTCGAGGATAGTGTCGAGCGCGGCCCGTGGATGAAGGTCCATGCGGGCGCTTTCATGCGCGCCAGACGCGGCGCGTTCATTTCATCGACACGTGCGTAGTCGAAGGACCGGGCAACCACCGATGACAGGAACGACAATGTCGCTCCCGGCCGGTCGATCACCGCGATGGGAAAGGTCATCATGATGTCGCGCCAGCGTTCCCAGCGATGGAAATCGCGCAGGCTGTCGGCACCCATGATCCATACGAAATCGACGCCGGGGTTTCTGGCCCGCACCAGCGCCAGCGTATCGGCCGTATAGCGCACATGGTGAGCCGCCTCGAAGGCGGTGACCTTGATGCGCGGATTGCGCGTGATCGCTTCGGATCGCGCGATCCGCTCTTCCAGCGATGCAAGCTCGCGCGTGCTCTTCAGCGGATTGCCGGGGGTGACCATCCACCAGAGCTGGTCGAGAGCCAGTCTTCGCAGCGCAATCTCGGCAACCAGCACGTGCCCGGCATGGGGCGGGTTGAAGGAGCCGCCGAACAGCCCGACCTGCATGCCCTTCTCGACATGCGGCATGCGCAGATAGGCGGATTGCACCGATTGGCCGTGCATGGTTCCGCCTCCCCGAAAGCCTGCTTAAAACCGGTGCGCTGCGGTCAAGGCCGCACCTGCCCCGATCCGCGCACCCGATATTTGAACGAGGTCAGCTGCTCGACGCCCACCGGCCCGCGCGCATGCATCTTGCCGGTGGCGATGCCGATCTCGGCACCCATGCCGAACTCGCCGCCATCCGCAAACTGGGTGGACGCATTGTGCAGCAGGATCGCGGAATCGATCTCGTTGAAGAATTTCTCCACCGCCGCCGCATCTTCCGCCACGATCGCCTCGGTATGATGCGAGGAAAAGGTTTCGATGTGCTCGATGGCGCCGGCAACTCCATCCACCAGCTTCACGGAAATGATGGCATCGAGATATTCGGTGCGCCAGTCGTCTTCCGTGGCGGGCGCCGCATCCGCGAACAGGGACAGCACCTCCTCATCGGCGCGGATGGCGCAACCGGCATCGCGCAGCGCCGTCAGCACCGGAACCAGATGCGTGGCAGCCACGGCACGGTCGACAAGCAGCGTTTCCGCAGCGCCACAGATGCCGGTGCGGCGCATCTTGGCGTTGACGGCAATCTTCACCGCCATGTCGAGGTCAGCCGACCTGTCGATGTAGAGATGGCAGATGCCTTCCAGATGCGCGAACACCGGCACGCGGGCTTCGGTCTGTACCCGCTCGACGAGGCTGCGGCCACCGCGCGGAATGATCACGTCCAGATTGCCGCCCAGGCCCTTCAGCATCTCGCCGACGGCAGCGCGGTCGCTGACCGGCACGAGCTGGATGGCGTCCTGCGGCAGGCCCGCGGCCTTGAGCCCTTCGACGAGACAGGCGTGAATGGCGCCGGATGAATTCAGCGAATCCGAGCCGCCGCGCAGAATGACGGCATTGCCGGCCTTGAGGCACAGCGCACCGGCATCCGCCGTCACATTGGGCCGGCTTTCATAGATCACGCCGATGACGCCGAGCGGCGTGCGCACACGCTCGATGTGCAGGCCGTTGGGGCGGTCCCAGCCGGCGATGACATCGCCCACCGGGTCGGGCAGTTCCGCAATCGTCCTGATGCCATCGGCAATGGCGCGGATGCGCTGCGGGTCGAGCTTCAGCCGGTCCAGCATCGCCGGTGAAAGGCCAGCCTCCTCGCCATTGGCCATATCGATGGCGTTGGCGTTCAGAATTTCCGCCTCACCACGCACGATGGCTTCAGCCATGGCGACCAGCGCGGCATGCTTGCGCTCTGGCGAAGCGATGGCCAGTGGCCGGGCCGCGGCCCGCGCCTTGCGGCCGATTTCGGCCATCAACGCCACAGTGTCCTGACGGGAGTTGTCATTCATGTTCAGCATGGTCCCAACTCCGATCAGAGCTAGAGCATTTTGCAGCCGAATAGAAACATTCGGCGTCGCACAAATGCGGCAAAAACAAACGACCAGATCGTTTAATCGATTCCGTGAATCTATGAAACGATCTACATTTCAAATCCGTTGCCATTCACCACGAGGTCGTCCCGGTGGATCATGGCCGAGCGGGCTTCATAACCGAGCACGGCTTCTATCTCCGCCGTCTTCAACCCGGCAATTCTTACGGCATCGGCGGCATCATAGGCAACCAGACCGCGCGCGATCTCGCGGCTGTCGGGGCCCAGGATCGCCACCGTGTCGCCGCGCGAGAAGTTTCCGGCCACCTGCCGCACGCCGGCCGGCAGCAGCGACTTGCCCGAAAGAAGCGCCTTCACCGCGCCGTCATCCACCGTCAGGCGCCCGGCTGGTTCGAGTTGGCCGGCGATCCATGTCTTGTAGCCCTTGACCGGATGGGCGCTCGGCCTGAACAGGGTGGCGCGCTCCCCGCGCTCGATCGCCATCAGCGGCGACTGGCGGGTGCCGGCGGTGATGATCATCGCCGTGCCAGCGCCGGTGGCAATCTTGCCGGCATCGAGCTTGGTGCGCATGCCGCCGCGCGACAGTTCGGACGCCGCCGCTCCCGCCATCGCCTCGATGTCGGGCGTGATGCGCTCAACCACCGGAATGAACTCTGCATTGGGATCAATCGCCGGCGGGGCAGTGTAGAGCCCGTCGATGTCCGACAGCAGCACCAGCAGGTCGGCGCCCATCATGGTGGCGACACGAGCCGCCAGACGATCATTGTCGCCATAGCGGATTTCGGAGGTGGCGACGGTGTCGTTCTCGTTG
Proteins encoded:
- a CDS encoding DoxX family protein; this translates as MPQIINAILGSGWFGYLARIVLTFMFWSSGLAKLIDFNAGVGEMVHFGLEPGWLFNIATIIVQIGGSLLIIFNRWAWLGAGALAVFTAFTIPLAHNFWAMEEPIRTIEFYVVMEHVTVIGALMVAACASVRKS
- a CDS encoding nicotinate-nucleotide adenylyltransferase — encoded protein: MPHVEKGMQVGLFGGSFNPPHAGHVLVAEIALRRLALDQLWWMVTPGNPLKSTRELASLEERIARSEAITRNPRIKVTAFEAAHHVRYTADTLALVRARNPGVDFVWIMGADSLRDFHRWERWRDIMMTFPIAVIDRPGATLSFLSSVVARSFDYARVDEMNAPRLARMKAPAWTFIHGPRSTLSSTAIRNGRG
- a CDS encoding glutamate-5-semialdehyde dehydrogenase — encoded protein: MLNMNDNSRQDTVALMAEIGRKARAAARPLAIASPERKHAALVAMAEAIVRGEAEILNANAIDMANGEEAGLSPAMLDRLKLDPQRIRAIADGIRTIAELPDPVGDVIAGWDRPNGLHIERVRTPLGVIGVIYESRPNVTADAGALCLKAGNAVILRGGSDSLNSSGAIHACLVEGLKAAGLPQDAIQLVPVSDRAAVGEMLKGLGGNLDVIIPRGGRSLVERVQTEARVPVFAHLEGICHLYIDRSADLDMAVKIAVNAKMRRTGICGAAETLLVDRAVAATHLVPVLTALRDAGCAIRADEEVLSLFADAAPATEDDWRTEYLDAIISVKLVDGVAGAIEHIETFSSHHTEAIVAEDAAAVEKFFNEIDSAILLHNASTQFADGGEFGMGAEIGIATGKMHARGPVGVEQLTSFKYRVRGSGQVRP
- the proB gene encoding glutamate 5-kinase — translated: MSALSLKDYRRITVKIGSALLVDRNKGLKRDWLASLADDIGALAANGAEILVVSSGAIALGRTMLGLGRRALKLEESQAAAAVGQIALAGAWAEALGHHDLTSGQILLTLGDTEERRRYLNARATISTLLKMKAVPVINENDTVATSEIRYGDNDRLAARVATMMGADLLVLLSDIDGLYTAPPAIDPNAEFIPVVERITPDIEAMAGAAASELSRGGMRTKLDAGKIATGAGTAMIITAGTRQSPLMAIERGERATLFRPSAHPVKGYKTWIAGQLEPAGRLTVDDGAVKALLSGKSLLPAGVRQVAGNFSRGDTVAILGPDSREIARGLVAYDAADAVRIAGLKTAEIEAVLGYEARSAMIHRDDLVVNGNGFEM